In Rhizophagus irregularis chromosome 12, complete sequence, a single window of DNA contains:
- a CDS encoding Signal peptidase complex catalytic subunit S11C — translation MLFEDEIRFLRKMNKRQLAQQILNFLMIISSALMVWKGLALYTNSESPIVVVLSGSMEPAFYRGDLLFLGMPDEPIRVGDICVFKIPGRDVPIVHRVIKLHDEKETGKQYILTKGDNNQVDDRGLYNPGQLWIHREHIIGKVRGFLPYIGIITILMNDYPQLKFVLIGFLGLYMLVNRE, via the exons atgttatttgaAGACGAAATACGGTTTTTACGAAAAATGAATAAGCGTCAG tTGGCgcaacaaattttaaatttcctaATGATAATTTCATCGGCATTAATGGTATGGAAAGGGCTAGCTCTTTATACAAATAGCGAAAGTCCTATTGTGGTAGTTCTAAG TGGCAGTATGGAACCAGCATTCTATCGAGGAGATTTATTATTCCTGGGGATGCCAGATGAGCCTATAAGAGTTGGTGATATATGTGTATTCAAAATACCGGGAAGAGATGTTCCGATTGTACATCGCGTCATAAAATTGCATGATGA GAAAGAAACAGggaaacaatatattttaacaaaaggtGATAATAATCAAGTAGATGATCGTGGATTATATAATCCGGGACAACTTTGGATTCATAGAGAACATATTATTGGAAAAGTTAGAGG atttttgcCGTATATTGGAATTATTACAATTCTTATGAATGATTATCCTCAActtaaatttgtattaattggATTCCTTGGATTATATATGTTAGTTAATCgagaataa
- a CDS encoding UDP-glucuronic acid decarboxylase 1, with product MSDQSSSKIISETISNTSNESGNNFGFIESVTDINNRKDNLIKTESNIEEETSTFKRNDEWFWDTNSEQIFAQDSKTIIAVGHASVKSIVPLELLRHIYLPQKPHDRIFDPTTRTISYLQPRSYLPVNSLIQGEKKRILVTGGAGFVGSHLVDRLMLIGHEVIVLDNFFTGRKNNLAHWIGHPNFELIRHDVVDPFLIEVDQIYHLACPASPPHYQYNPIKTVKTSVMGTINMLGLAKRVKARFLLTSTSEVYGDPEEHPQAETYWGHVNPIGPRACYDEGKRVAETLTYAYMHQDSVDVRVARIFNTFGPRMNENDGRVVSNFIMQALKGEELTIYGDGLQTRSFQYVHDLVDGLILLMNKDYMEPINLGNPDEYTIREFAELIRNEVNSSSKIKTLPAPTDDPKKRRPDILRAEQILGWKPRWPVKQGIGETVKYFKRQMEAGLIG from the exons ATGTCTGATCAATCTTCCTCAAAAATAATATCTGAAACTATATCTAATACCAGCAATGAAAGTGGCAATAATTTTGGATTTATCGAGAGTGTAACAGATATTAACAATCGTAAGGACAATTTAATCAAAACTGAAAGTAATATTGAAGAAGAGACTTCAACTTTCAAGCGTAATGATGAATGGTTTTGGGACACTAATTCAGAACAGATATTTGCACAAGATAGTAAAACAATAATAGCAGTGGGTCATGCTTCTGTTAAATCAATAGTTCCGCTTGAACTTTTGCGCCATATTTATCTTCCCCAGAAACCACACGATCGTATATTTGATCCCACAACAAGAACCATTTCATATCTTCAACCACGATCATATTTACCTGTCAATTCATTAATACAGGGCGAAAAGAAACGAATTCTAGTAACTGGAGGTGCTGGTTTTGTTGGATCTCATTTAGTAGATAGATTAATGTTAATCGGACATGAAGTTATTGTACTCGACAATTTCTTTACCGGGCGCAAAAATAATCTTGCTCATTGGATTGGACATcctaattttgaattaattcgTCATGATGTGGTCGATCCTTTTTTGATTGAGGtagatcaaatttatcatttggCTTGTCCTGCTTCACCACCTCATTATCAGTACAATCCCATAAAGACCGTGAAAACCAGCGTAATGGGTACAATCAATATGCTGGGTCTTGCCAAACGCGTTAAGGCTCGGTTTTTATTAACTTCTACTTCGG AAGTGTACGGTGACCCGGAAGAACATCCTCAAGCAGAAACGTATTGGGGTCATGTCAATCCAATAGGGCCAAGAGCATGTTACGATGAAGGAAAACGAGTTGCGGAAACTTTAACTTATGCTTACATGCATCAGGATAGTGTTGATGTTAGAGTTGCTCGAATTTTCAACACTTTTGGTCCTCGCATGAACGAAAATGACGGTCGTGTAGTGAGTAATTTTATCATGCAAGCTTTAAAAGGAGAAGAACTAACCATTTATGGAGATGGCCTTCAAACGCGTTCTTTTCAATACGTACATGATTTGGTAGACGGCTTGATTTTGTTGATGAATAAAGATTATATGGAACCCATTAATTTGGGTAATCCAGATGAATACACAATTCGTGAATTTGCTGAGCTTATTCGTAATGAAGTTAATAGTTCTAGTAAGATTAAGACTCTACCGGCACCAACGGATGATCCTAAAAAGCGGAGACCAGATATTTTAAGAGCTGAACAAATTCTTGGGTGGAAACCTAGATGGCCAGTAAAACAAGGTATTGGAGAaactgttaaatattttaaaaggcAAATGGAGGCCGGTCTTATAGGATAA
- a CDS encoding uncharacterized protein (SECRETED:cutsite_INA-QN; SECRETED:prob_0.9543); SECRETED:SignalP(1-22), with protein sequence MKIKIIILTVTFLIFQIININAQNILGSVIIPYKTVEIPPNNGTWYLCSQEATKYVSYSVRVVNNTWPLTEPEFGTKKEGYNVSLLTAPKEGIVAQIVYTSSFKFVPSLSCYMNFVTECDQDAGNYLMKDNEVYCLVLVNPASEAKHTNVTISFTNSVFENPFTSDDKPGGNSPPGTHNSATLLEFSFINLFLLLVIHMLVIEIL encoded by the exons atgaagataaaaattattattctaacggttacatttttaatattccaa atcattaatataaatgcaCAAAATATATTGGGTTCGGTAATTATTCCATATAAAACCGTAGAAATTCCACCAAATAATGGAACATGGTATCTATGTTCACAAGAAGCGACAAAATATGTTA gtTATAGCGTAAGAGTAGTAAATAATACATGGCCATTAACGGAGCCAGAATTTGGTACAAAAAAAGAGGGATATAATGTATCACTTTTAACAGCACCAAAAGAAGGAATTGTTGCTCAAATAGTTTATACTTcatcttttaaatttgttcCTTCTTTATCTTGTTACATGAATTTTGTTACTGAATGTGATCAAGATGCTGgcaattatttaatgaaagatAATGAAGTTTATTGCTTGGTTTTGGTAAATCCTGCTTCTGAAGCAAAACATACAAATGTTACCATTTCTTTTACTAATTCAGTATTTGAAAATCCATTTACAAGTGATGATAAACCTGGTGGAAATTCTCCTCCAGGAACACATAATAGCGCTACTTTATTAGAAttcagttttattaatttatttttattattagttattcaTATGTtagtaattgaaattttataa